One stretch of Thalassophryne amazonica chromosome 19, fThaAma1.1, whole genome shotgun sequence DNA includes these proteins:
- the LOC117500612 gene encoding olfactomedin-4-like isoform X3, whose translation MSPSVLLLISTLGPALAWRPLEDLGSGNVTSSAEGQECVCSVFLPDSSFPADRVQNMQQVSSDLKLEVEVQKNKLVHYKAKLDAFIDELQDLSIRVAIVKSNRADYIKLDFELLKVELGQFEALVSQLKESLNSSSPMLDSLYDEIHNMTLTVNQLESFDKSNLEVLHIEFGKLQKKLKDCQKDVGFVKPDIGNCNHTGIMHVSKPMVVQLNAHLDPNYQYGGWGKDSKPVRGQESMYWYGGYKTPAVYEFYIYSNSQKLILRSSFTHHGLPQGYEGIGNNYIIHGNTIYYQAANPFRMTKLNLTSSAYSHRRLAKAMESVSCVHSPNQYLDFSADEKGLWVMYTTEESKGKIVIAKINEKSFDIEDEWSTRAFKRQVGNAFMACGVMYATRPADLTAEEIFYSYDTKTGEEKHLSIPLQKFQENFVNMHYNPTDQKLYMYNNGYYVSYNLQFNRK comes from the exons ATGTCTCCGAGTGTCCTCCTTCTCATTTCCACACTCGGCCCTGCACTGGCCTGGCGT CCGCTGGAGGACTTGGGGTCGGGTAATGTGACGTCGTCTGCTGAAGGACAGGAGTGTGTCTGCAGTGTTTTCCTACCTGACAGCAGCTTCCCTGCAGATCGAGTGCAAAACATGCAGCAAGTGAGCTCAGATCTGAAGCTGGAAGTGGAGGTTCAGAAGAACAAG TTGGTCCATTACAAGGCGAAGTTGGACGCGTTCATTGATGAGCTGCAGGACCTGAGCATAAGAGTCGCCATAGTCAAGAGCAACCGTGCTGACTACATCAAACTGGACTTTGAGCTGCTGAAGGTTGAACTCGGACAATTTGAGGCTCTGGTGTCTCAGCTCAAAGAGTCCCTCAACTCGTCCTCACCCATGCTCGATAGTCTCTACGATGAG ATTCACAACATGACGCTCACTGTGAACCAACTTGAGTCATTCGACAAGAGCAACTTAGAAGTCCTGCATATTGAATTTGGCAAACTGCAGAAGAAACTGAAGGACTGCCAGAAAGATGTAGGGTTCGTCAAGCCTGACATCG GAAACTGCAACCACACAGGAATCATGCATGTCAGCAAACCGATGGTAGTGCAGCTGAATGCTCACTTGGACCCAAATTACCAGTATGGTGGCTGGGGCAAAGACTCCAAACCAGTTCGAGGTCAAGAATCCATGTATTGGTATGGTGGGTACAAGACTCCCGCTGTGTACGAATTCTATATATACTCCAATTCCCAGAAACTCATCCTCAGATCCTCCTTCACGCACCACGGTTTGCCACAAGGTTACGAAGGCATCGGCAATAACTACATCATTCACGGTAACACCATTTATTACCAGGCCGCAAACCCATTCAGGATGACCAAGTTAAACCTGACCTCGTCTGCTTATAGCCACAGACGGCTCGCAAAAGCTATGGAAAGTGTCAGCTGTGTGCACTCACCAAACCAGTACCTGGACTTTTCGGCTGACGAGAAAGGACTGTGGGTAATGTACACCACAGAGGAGTCTAAAGGTAAAATAGTCATTGCTAAGATCAATGAGAAGTCTTTTGACATTGAGGACGAATGGTCCACTCGAGCCTTCAAAAGACAAGTAGGAAACGCTTTCATGGCGTGTGGAGTCATGTACGCCACCAGGCCGGCAGACCTCACAGCTGAGGAGATCTTCTACTCATACGACACCAAAACTGGAGAGGAGAAACACTTAAGTATCCCCCTGCAGAAGTTCCAGGAGAACTTTGTCAACATGCACTACAACCCCACTGATCAGAAGCTCTACATGTACAACAACGGGTACTACGTGTCCTACAACCTGCAATTTAACAGAAAATAG